One genomic window of Comamonas serinivorans includes the following:
- a CDS encoding SDR family oxidoreductase, producing the protein MTQRVLVIGASRGLGLEFVRQYREAGDEVLATARDAAGVARLQALGAQAHVLDVSRPGAVETLVPVLAAQPVDVAVYVAGVFPAANAHVAPDQAEFDRAMHTNVWGAMQALVALGPQVRPHDSSASASGHARPGHAEPGHFRPGRFVFISSEMAHIGSVDGSDAWVYRASKAALNMAVAAAQRDWPALCLVALSPGWVQTDMGGSAAPLTPAFSVRSMRDTIARLGDAQRGAFLNHDGQAFDGW; encoded by the coding sequence GTGACGCAGCGCGTGCTGGTCATCGGCGCCTCGCGCGGCCTGGGCCTGGAGTTCGTGCGCCAGTACCGCGAGGCCGGCGACGAGGTGCTGGCCACCGCCCGCGATGCCGCCGGCGTGGCGCGCCTGCAGGCGCTGGGCGCCCAGGCCCATGTGCTGGACGTGAGCCGGCCCGGTGCCGTCGAGACCCTGGTGCCGGTGTTGGCGGCGCAGCCCGTCGATGTGGCCGTGTACGTGGCTGGCGTGTTTCCCGCCGCGAACGCCCACGTGGCCCCCGACCAGGCCGAGTTCGACCGCGCCATGCACACCAACGTGTGGGGCGCCATGCAGGCGCTGGTGGCCCTGGGCCCGCAGGTGCGGCCGCACGACTCGAGCGCTTCGGCCTCTGGCCATGCCAGGCCGGGCCATGCCGAGCCGGGCCATTTCCGGCCGGGCCGCTTCGTGTTCATCAGCAGCGAGATGGCCCACATCGGCAGCGTGGACGGCAGCGATGCCTGGGTCTACCGGGCCAGCAAGGCCGCCTTGAACATGGCCGTGGCCGCCGCCCAGCGTGACTGGCCGGCCCTGTGCCTGGTGGCGCTGTCGCCCGGCTGGGTACAAACCGACATGGGTGGCAGCGCCGCCCCCTTGACGCCGGCCTTCAGCGTCCGCAGCATGCGCGACACCATCGCCCGCCTCGGAGACGCACAACGCGGCGCCTTCCTGAACCACGACGGGCAGGCCTTCGACGGCTGGTAA
- a CDS encoding pyridoxamine 5'-phosphate oxidase family protein yields the protein MTLRTREQLRALYAQPGERALHKQLPALDPHATRFIAHAPFCVLASAGMASDGTAGALLDASPRGGAPGFVKVVDAHTLWLPDAGGNNRLDTLENLLDDPRCGLLFMIPGMDETLRVNGLATLRDDAAACEAFAHERQRPKLVIEVAVREVYLHCAKAFMRSQLWQPDSWPPRSVMPTLNAMITDQIGASAAGPESEAAMRARYREQLEREATPDAARGAAH from the coding sequence ATGACCCTTCGCACCCGTGAGCAGTTGCGCGCCCTCTACGCCCAGCCCGGCGAGCGTGCCCTGCACAAGCAGTTGCCCGCGCTGGACCCGCACGCCACGCGCTTCATCGCCCACGCCCCGTTCTGCGTGCTGGCCAGCGCCGGGATGGCGAGTGACGGCACGGCGGGCGCGCTGCTCGACGCCTCGCCCCGCGGCGGCGCGCCCGGCTTCGTCAAGGTGGTGGACGCGCACACGCTGTGGCTGCCCGACGCCGGTGGCAACAACCGGCTCGACACGCTGGAGAACCTGCTGGACGACCCGCGCTGCGGCCTGCTGTTCATGATCCCCGGCATGGACGAAACCCTGCGCGTGAACGGCCTGGCCACCCTGCGCGACGACGCCGCCGCCTGCGAGGCCTTTGCCCACGAGCGCCAGCGGCCCAAGCTGGTGATCGAGGTGGCCGTGCGCGAGGTCTACCTGCACTGCGCCAAGGCCTTCATGCGCAGCCAGCTGTGGCAGCCCGACAGCTGGCCGCCGCGCTCGGTCATGCCCACCCTGAACGCCATGATCACCGACCAGATCGGCGCCAGCGCCGCCGGCCCTGAATCCGAAGCCGCCATGCGCGCGCGCTACCGCGAGCAGTTGGAGCGCGAGGCCACGCCCGACGCGGCCCGTGGCGCCGCCCACTGA
- a CDS encoding acetyl-CoA C-acyltransferase — protein MSTPDPVVIVSAARTPMGAFQGDFASLSAHDLGGVAIRAAVERAGIAPELVTEVLFGNCLLAGQGQAPARQAAFKGGLPKSAGAVTLSKMCGSGMRAAMFAHDMLIAGSHEVLVAGGMESMTNAPYLMLKGRGGYRMGHDRIFDHMMLDGLEDAYEPGRSMGTFGEDCAAKYHFTREQQDAFAIASVTRAKAATEAGTFAAEIAPVTVKDRSGERVVTLDEGPGKVKLDKIPTLKPAFKKDGTVTAASSSSINDGAAALVLMRESTARKLGCTPLARVASHATHAQEPEWFSTAPIGATEKALAKAGWQVSDVDLWEINEAFAVVPMALMHDLKVPHEQVNVNGGACALGHPIGASGARILVTLLHALQARGQKKGLATLCIGGGEATAMAVELL, from the coding sequence ATGTCCACCCCCGATCCCGTCGTCATCGTCTCGGCCGCGCGCACGCCCATGGGCGCCTTCCAGGGCGATTTCGCCAGCCTCTCCGCGCACGACCTGGGCGGCGTGGCCATCCGCGCCGCGGTCGAGCGCGCCGGCATCGCCCCCGAACTGGTGACCGAGGTGCTGTTCGGCAACTGCCTGCTGGCCGGCCAGGGCCAGGCCCCGGCGCGGCAGGCGGCCTTCAAGGGTGGCCTGCCCAAGAGCGCCGGCGCCGTCACCCTCAGCAAGATGTGCGGCTCGGGCATGCGCGCGGCCATGTTCGCGCACGACATGCTCATCGCCGGCAGCCACGAGGTGCTGGTGGCCGGCGGCATGGAGAGCATGACCAACGCGCCCTACCTGATGCTCAAAGGCCGCGGCGGCTACCGCATGGGCCACGACCGCATCTTCGACCACATGATGCTGGACGGCCTGGAAGACGCTTACGAACCCGGCCGCAGCATGGGCACCTTCGGCGAAGACTGCGCTGCCAAGTACCACTTCACGCGCGAACAGCAGGACGCCTTCGCCATCGCCAGCGTGACGCGCGCCAAGGCCGCCACCGAAGCCGGCACCTTCGCGGCCGAAATCGCCCCGGTCACCGTGAAGGACCGCAGCGGCGAGCGCGTGGTGACCCTCGACGAAGGCCCGGGCAAGGTCAAGCTGGACAAGATCCCCACGCTCAAGCCCGCGTTCAAGAAGGACGGCACGGTGACAGCGGCCTCCAGCTCCAGCATCAACGACGGCGCGGCCGCGCTGGTGCTGATGCGCGAGTCCACCGCCCGCAAGCTGGGCTGCACGCCGCTGGCCCGCGTGGCCAGCCACGCCACGCACGCGCAGGAGCCCGAGTGGTTCTCCACCGCCCCCATCGGCGCCACCGAAAAAGCCCTGGCCAAGGCAGGCTGGCAGGTGAGCGACGTGGACCTGTGGGAGATCAACGAAGCCTTTGCCGTGGTGCCCATGGCCCTGATGCACGACCTGAAGGTGCCGCACGAGCAGGTCAACGTGAACGGCGGCGCCTGCGCGCTGGGCCACCCGATCGGTGCCAGCGGCGCGCGCATCCTGGTCACGCTGCTGCATGCGCTGCAGGCGCGCGGCCAGAAGAAGGGCCTGGCCACGCTGTGCATCGGCGGCGGCGAGGCCACGGCCATGGCGGTGGAGCTGCTGTGA